The sequence TAATTTCCTCGTCAGTCGCTGTTTTACTAACTCCCAACACTTCATAATAGTCTCTTTTTGACATTTTGTTCACCATCCTATTTTCTACTCTCGAAAGAAAAGATAACTAAAGTTTTAGTTATCCCAACTAATTAAATTAGTCTTCTTTTGTTTCATCTTCAGCAATTTTTTCTTCATCACTACCTGGAGCTTGATTCATAAATTGCGCTGCTTGGGCCATTGCTTCTTCTAGCACTTGCATTTTTGCTTCTAGACCAGCATAATCTTCTTTTTCTAATAATTCTTTAATTTCTTTGACCATTGTTTCAGTTTGTTCAATTTGTTCTGGAGCCATTTTATCACGGTTCCCTACTAATGCTTGATCAATTGTTGCCAAATATGTTTCTGCTTTATTACGTAATTCAATATTTTTTAATTTTGATTCATCTTTTTCTTTGTTTTCTTCAGCTTCCCGAACCATTTTTTGAATTTCTTCTTCACTTAATCCTTGACCACTAGTAATAGTTACTGATTGTTCTTGGTTTGTTTTTAAATCTTTTGCCGCAACTGATACAATTCCGTTTGCATCAATTGAGAATTTAACTTCAATTTGTGGCATTCCTTTTGGGGCTGGTTCAATTCCTGATAATTGGAAACGACCTAATGTTTTATTATCAGCCGCTAATTTACGTTCTCCTTGTAAGACATGGATATCAACAGCAGGTTGATTATCAACAGCAGTTGAGAATACTTGTGCTTTTGAAGTTGGGATTGTTGTATTACGAGGAATTAACACTGTTGAGACTCCCCCTAAAGTTTCAATTCCTAATGATAATGGGGTAACATCAAGTAATAAAACATCTTTAACATCACCAGCTAAAACCCCACCTTGGATTGCAGCTCCCATCGCAACAACTTCATCTGGGTTAATTGTACGGTTTGGTTCTTTATTTAATTCTTTTTTAATTACTTCTTGAACAGCAGGAATTCTTGTACTTCCTCCAACTAATAACACTTGATCAATATCACTTGGTTTTAATTTTGCATCAGCTAACGCTTTACGCACTGGTTCAATTGTTCGTTCTACTAAACCTTTTGTCATTTCATCAAATTTAGCACGTGTTAAAGTTAAATTCATATGTAATGGATTTCCATCACGAGCAGTAATAAATGGTGCAGCAATTTCAACTTGTAATTGTGCTGATAAATTCTTTTTCGCTTTTTCTGCTTCTTCTTTTAAACGTTGCATTGCCATTTTATCAGTTGTTAAATCAATGCCATTTTCTTTTTTAAATTCTTCAACCATTCAATTGATGATAACTTCATCAAAGTCATCTCCTCCTAAATGGTTATCTCCTGAAGTTGATAATACTTCAAATGTTCCATCAGCTAAATCAAGAATTGAAACGTCAAATGTTCCTCCCCCTAAGTCGTAAACTAAAACTTTTTGTTCTTTATCTGTTTTATCAATTCCATATGCTAAAGCAGCAGCTGTTGGTTCGTTAATAATTCTTTCAACATCTAGCCCAGCAATTTTCCCAGCATCTTTTGTTGCTTGACGTTGAGCATCATTAAAGTACGCTGGAACAGTAATAACTGCTTTGGTAACTGGTTGACCAATTTTCTTTTCAGCAAAAGTTTTTAAGTAACGTAAAATTTCAGCTGAAATTTGTTCAGGTGAATAACTTTTACCATTAATATCTACTTTTTCATTTGTTCCCATTTTTCTTTTAATTGAACTAATTGTATTTGGATTAGTTACTGCTTGACGTTTAGCAGCATCCCCAACAATAATTTCCCCGTTTTTAAATGAAACTACCGAGGGAGTTGTACGTTGCCCTTCTGGATTTTCTAAAACCTTAAATTCCTTTCCTTCCATGACAGCAACACAAGAGTTTGTAGTTCCTAAATCAATTCCAATAATTTTTGACATAATATCATTCCTTCCTTTTCTGTTTTATCTTTTTCTAATTTATTTTATTTTGTTATTTTGCGACTTCTACCGCAGCATGACGTAAGACACGATCATGTAAGTAATAACCTTTTTGTAAGACACGGATAATCGCTCCTGATTTTACTTCTTGGCTTTCAATTGTTTCAATTGCTGCATGCAATTGTGAATCAAATTCATCGCCTGTTTTGACTGGAATTTCAATAATTCCCTCTTCACTAAATGTTAATTTAATTAATTTATAGATCATTTCAAATCCGGTTAAAAAGTTTTTAACTTCCCCGCTGACATTTTGTACTTCTAAAGCTCTTTCAAAATTATCTAGCACTGGTAATAATTTTTCGGCGAAACCAAAGGCACGGAATTTTTTAACTTCCCCAAGTTCTTCATGAATTCGTTTTTTTAAATTTTCCCCATCCGCTAAAACTAGCAACTTTTCTTCACGTAAGCGATTGTTATCTTTTAATAATAAGTCAATTTCTTGTTCCAATTCAGAGATAACAACTTCCAAATTATCTTTACCTTCTGTAATATTTGTTAAGCCTTCTTCAGCTGGATCTAATTCATGACGAATATCTTTACTTGTTAAATCTTGATTTTTAACAAGTTCACTACGTAAGTGCTCAATTTTTTCTTTTAACTTTGATGGTGAAGTATCATTTATATTTTCTTTACTCACTTTTTAGACCTCCTTCTCTTATTCTTGATATGTTTCTCGGATTTTATTAGCTAATCACTCAAGAATTTCATGAACCTTATCATATTCCAAACGTTTTGGTCCTACTAAGGCAATTCCCCCTTCTTGAACATTATCAACTTTATATGTTGTTGATAATAAGGCAACATCATCATTGCCATTATCAAGTTGGATTTCATTACCAATTTGAATCGAAACCGCATTGCTTTTACCATTTTGGACTTTTTTAAAAAAGTTAAATGGCGAAACATTTTCAATAAACTGAATAATTTGTTTAATTCGTTCAGGATTATTGTATTCAGGATTTTGTAACATATACTGCATCCCATGCGTTGAATATGATGGTTTAATAATACTTGTTAAGGCATTAGCAAATTGTTTTAAAATATATTCATGGTGTTGAACTTGTTGTTCTAAAATTGGGCGAATCACCTCAAATTTAGCTGATAACTCATTTAATTTGGTATTTTCTAACCTTGTATTAAATAATTCAATTGAAATTTGTAAGTCTTCAATTGAAATATTATCATCAATTGTGAACAACTTATTTTCAACATGGCCATTGGATAAAACAAAGATAATTAATGTTTGTTTATCTGAAATTGGTAGTAACTCCAATTTTTTTAACCGTTCTTCTTGAAAGTTAGGTCCAACAACGACTGTTGTTAAATTTGTCATTTCACTAAGAATTTGGCCTGTTTGATCTAAAATATCATTAATT is a genomic window of Spiroplasma syrphidicola EA-1 containing:
- the hrcA gene encoding heat-inducible transcriptional repressor HrcA gives rise to the protein MLTSRQANILKIIVEEYTKTAQPVGSKTIMEADLIDASSATIRNDCALLEKEGFLEKEHASSGRIPSTKGYRYYVDNLMHSKNIDDIKNRIELLFSNRNMTINDILDQTGQILSEMTNLTTVVVGPNFQEERLKKLELLPISDKQTLIIFVLSNGHVENKLFTIDDNISIEDLQISIELFNTRLENTKLNELSAKFEVIRPILEQQVQHHEYILKQFANALTSIIKPSYSTHGMQYMLQNPEYNNPERIKQIIQFIENVSPFNFFKKVQNGKSNAVSIQIGNEIQLDNGNDDVALLSTTYKVDNVQEGGIALVGPKRLEYDKVHEILEWLANKIRETYQE
- a CDS encoding nucleotide exchange factor GrpE — protein: MSKENINDTSPSKLKEKIEHLRSELVKNQDLTSKDIRHELDPAEEGLTNITEGKDNLEVVISELEQEIDLLLKDNNRLREEKLLVLADGENLKKRIHEELGEVKKFRAFGFAEKLLPVLDNFERALEVQNVSGEVKNFLTGFEMIYKLIKLTFSEEGIIEIPVKTGDEFDSQLHAAIETIESQEVKSGAIIRVLQKGYYLHDRVLRHAAVEVAK
- the dnaK gene encoding molecular chaperone DnaK, translating into MSKIIGIDLGTTNSCVAVMEGKEFKVLENPEGQRTTPSVVSFKNGEIIVGDAAKRQAVTNPNTISSIKRKMGTNEKVDINGKSYSPEQISAEILRYLKTFAEKKIGQPVTKAVITVPAYFNDAQRQATKDAGKIAGLDVERIINEPTAAALAYGIDKTDKEQKVLVYDLGGGTFDVSILDLADGTFEVLSTSGDNHLGGDDFDEVIINWMVEEFKKENGIDLTTDKMAMQRLKEEAEKAKKNLSAQLQVEIAAPFITARDGNPLHMNLTLTRAKFDEMTKGLVERTIEPVRKALADAKLKPSDIDQVLLVGGSTRIPAVQEVIKKELNKEPNRTINPDEVVAMGAAIQGGVLAGDVKDVLLLDVTPLSLGIETLGGVSTVLIPRNTTIPTSKAQVFSTAVDNQPAVDIHVLQGERKLAADNKTLGRFQLSGIEPAPKGMPQIEVKFSIDANGIVSVAAKDLKTNQEQSVTITSGQGLSEEEIQKMVREAEENKEKDESKLKNIELRNKAETYLATIDQALVGNRDKMAPEQIEQTETMVKEIKELLEKEDYAGLEAKMQVLEEAMAQAAQFMNQAPGSDEEKIAEDETKED